TTAAGTCAGCCCTGCATCGTCTGAGCTATACGAATGTCGAGGCTGTTACTTGCGGGAAATATTTTGAAATCAAGCTGGATACCACTGATAAAGCGGCGGCTGCCAAGGAAGTGGAAGCATTTTCTGACGAGCTGCTGATTAATATCAACATGGAAAGCTTCACTTACGATTTGAGCGAACTGGCTGAGGCGGTGGATTAACATGCGCGCGGCGGTGATTAATTTTCCTGGTTCCAATTGCGTACTGGATATGTATTATGCGCTGAAGGATTTTCGACTTGATGCTGAAATTGTTGATGCCAACCAGGAAAATCTAGATGGCTTTTCAGCAATTTTTCTGCCGGGCGGCTTTTCTTATGGTGATTATCTGCGCACAGGCGCGATCGCGCGTTTTGCGCCAGCCATGAAAGGCGTTGCCAAAGCGGCGAAAGATGGTCGGCTGGTTGTCGGCATTTGCAACGGTTTTCAGATTCTGACAGAAGCTGGTTTGTTGCCTGGAGCCTTAAGGGAAAATGCCAAACCCGGCTTTATCTGCGATGAAATCACATTAAATGTTGCTAACCCCGACAGTATCTTCTCATCGGCTTATGACAAGTTGCAAATCACATTGCCGATTGCTCACGGTGCCGGCAATTATTACGCTGACGCACAGACACTGGCATCATTAAAAGCACATCAGCAGATTATTTTCACTTATGAAGATAATCCCAATGGCTCCTTGGATGATATCGCCGGAATCGTCAATCAGGCGGGTAACGTGTTTGGCATGATGCCCCATCCTGAACGTGCTGTCGATTCGCTTTTAGGCAACACGGACGGCCGCGCTTTCTTCCAATCAATTCTGCAAAGAAAGGATCTTTTAACCCATGCTGACTAAAGTAAATCCCGAACCAAAAACGGCTGTCCAGATTCAAACCGAGAAAATTTACGCGGATTGGGGCTTGACCGAGCGCGAATACGAGATCATAAAAACGCGTCTTGGCCGTTTGCCTAATTACACGGAAACGGGCTTATTTTCAGCCATGTGGTCCGAACACGCTTCTTATAAAAAATCCCAGCCATTACTGCGCAGCTTTTGGTCAAAAAATGAGCGCGTCCTGCAAGGGCCTGGTGAAAACGCCGGTATTTTGGATATCGGTGATGGTCAGGCAGTTGTTTTCAAAGCCGAAAGCCATAACCATCCGTCACAAGTCGAACCCTATCAGGGTGCGGCCACCGGAGTTGGTGGTATTTTAAGAGACATTTTTGCCATGGGGGCTCAGCCGATCGCAGTTTTGGATTCCTTGCGTTTTCCGGAAGTCACCGATGACAAGACACGTTCTTTGATTGACGGCGTGATTGCAGGGATTGCTGGTTATGGAAATTCAATCGGTATTCCAACGGTTGGCGGCGATGTCTATTTTGACGATTCATATCGCGGCAATTTGTTGTGCAATGTAATGGCTGTCGGCTTGATGAATCACAGTATTATCAAAGTCGGTCAGGCTCGCGGTGCCGGCAATTCGGTGATTTATGTTGGCGCCAAGACAGGACGCGATGGGATAAACGGTGCCAGTTTTGCATCAGCTGAATTCTCGTCTGAAAAAGCTGCTCAGCGTTCGGCCGTCCAAGTCGGCGATCCCTTTATGGAAAAACTGGTCATGGATGCCACAATCAAAGCTGTCAAAGACCTGCCGGATATTGTCTTGGGCATTCAGGATATGGGTGCGGCCGGGATTTTGTCTTCCTCATCGGAAATGGGCGAAAAAGGCCACTCAGGGATTGAGCTGAATCTGGATCGCGTACCAGTTCGTGAGACCGGCATGATTCCTTATGAATTGATGCTGTCCGAATCGCAGGAACGCATGCTGCTTGTCGCCGCTAAAGGGCAGGAACAGCGCGTGATCGATCTCTATAAAGATTTCGGATTAGACGCGGTTGTGATTGGCAAAGTGACAGATGATGGCCGTTATCGTTTGACCTTTCAGGGGGAAACGGTCGCTGATGTCGACATTAATCTGTTGACAAAAGCGCCTTCCAGCGAACTGCCTAGTCAATTACCGGCTCATATCGCCGAGGCTGAGCAGACACAATTCCAGCCTGTCGTGAAAGATCCTGCTGAAATGTTTTTGAAAATGCTGGCATCCCCGACAATCGCTTCAAAAAAAGCCTTTTATCGTCATTTTGATTCCATGGTTAGAAGCGACACCGTTTTGCGTCCTGGATCCGATGCCGCGGTCTTGCGTATTCGCGGGACAAAAAAAGCGCTCGCGATGACGACTGATGTCAATAGCCGCTACGTCTATTTGGATCCCTATGAAGGCAGTCGTATGGCCATGGCTGAAGCAGCTAGAAATATTGTCGCCAGCGGTGCGATTCCGATCGGGATTACGGATTGCCTGAATTTTGGCAATCCCGATGATCCAGAAATTTATTATGAGTTAAAAGAGTCAATTGCCGGCTTAAATCAGATGGCCAAAAAACTGAATACGCCAGTGATTTCCGGCAATGTTTCCCTATATAACGAGACAGATCATCAAGCGATTTACCCGACGCCGATGGTCGGCATGGTTGGCTTGATTGAAGACAACCGCCAGATTACTTCGGTACCTTTCAAGCGGGCCGGTGATTTGATTTATTTAATCGGCCAAACACAAGACGACTTTAACGGTACGGAAATCCAAAAACTGTTAACGGGTAAGATTTCCGGAAAACTTTTCACTTTTGACGAGACGGCTGAATTAGCTAACCAACAGTTTGTTACTA
The Oenococcus kitaharae DSM 17330 DNA segment above includes these coding regions:
- the purS gene encoding phosphoribosylformylglycinamidine synthase subunit PurS — its product is MYLAKIYVTYKKSILDPQGEVVKSALHRLSYTNVEAVTCGKYFEIKLDTTDKAAAAKEVEAFSDELLININMESFTYDLSELAEAVD
- the purQ gene encoding phosphoribosylformylglycinamidine synthase subunit PurQ produces the protein MRAAVINFPGSNCVLDMYYALKDFRLDAEIVDANQENLDGFSAIFLPGGFSYGDYLRTGAIARFAPAMKGVAKAAKDGRLVVGICNGFQILTEAGLLPGALRENAKPGFICDEITLNVANPDSIFSSAYDKLQITLPIAHGAGNYYADAQTLASLKAHQQIIFTYEDNPNGSLDDIAGIVNQAGNVFGMMPHPERAVDSLLGNTDGRAFFQSILQRKDLLTHAD
- the purL gene encoding phosphoribosylformylglycinamidine synthase subunit PurL; translated protein: MLTKVNPEPKTAVQIQTEKIYADWGLTEREYEIIKTRLGRLPNYTETGLFSAMWSEHASYKKSQPLLRSFWSKNERVLQGPGENAGILDIGDGQAVVFKAESHNHPSQVEPYQGAATGVGGILRDIFAMGAQPIAVLDSLRFPEVTDDKTRSLIDGVIAGIAGYGNSIGIPTVGGDVYFDDSYRGNLLCNVMAVGLMNHSIIKVGQARGAGNSVIYVGAKTGRDGINGASFASAEFSSEKAAQRSAVQVGDPFMEKLVMDATIKAVKDLPDIVLGIQDMGAAGILSSSSEMGEKGHSGIELNLDRVPVRETGMIPYELMLSESQERMLLVAAKGQEQRVIDLYKDFGLDAVVIGKVTDDGRYRLTFQGETVADVDINLLTKAPSSELPSQLPAHIAEAEQTQFQPVVKDPAEMFLKMLASPTIASKKAFYRHFDSMVRSDTVLRPGSDAAVLRIRGTKKALAMTTDVNSRYVYLDPYEGSRMAMAEAARNIVASGAIPIGITDCLNFGNPDDPEIYYELKESIAGLNQMAKKLNTPVISGNVSLYNETDHQAIYPTPMVGMVGLIEDNRQITSVPFKRAGDLIYLIGQTQDDFNGTEIQKLLTGKISGKLFTFDETAELANQQFVTKAIATGLLASAHDLSEGGLAVALSESVFNTDFSFQVAFQGTHAALFSETNGRFIVSVTADKQQAFEQLAGKQAELIGQVTDGTTLEIKDAEGSFSISKQQAADRWQNALAELMS